A section of the Streptomyces sp. CG1 genome encodes:
- a CDS encoding aminoglycoside phosphotransferase family protein, with the protein MIAMPEEFAQSTVDREGEAGAVWLAELPGMVEELVGRWACVPDGEVMHGGVGVIVPVRRQAEENAVLKVSFPHPGNVHEPDAFVAWGGCGAVLLHERDDERFAMLLERVQPSTLAEVEDGDEVVTVAGRLNRRLAVPAPPGLPRLREQADAWEEQLRKDAEELTHALPRQVLDAAVATVRELGRAQPDTLIHGDLHARNILRAGREPWLAVDPKGYVGDPAYDGGTLLKSRALTLLEADDLRKAVHRVLDVFAEAAELDRERVQRWAQFHAVQTAFWGRRHGFRIARSGPRLDWLTEFADRLAELLTERS; encoded by the coding sequence GTGATCGCGATGCCAGAGGAGTTCGCACAGAGCACCGTCGACCGCGAGGGGGAGGCTGGGGCGGTGTGGCTCGCCGAGCTGCCGGGGATGGTGGAGGAGTTGGTGGGGCGCTGGGCGTGCGTGCCGGATGGCGAGGTCATGCACGGGGGCGTCGGCGTCATCGTTCCGGTACGGCGGCAGGCTGAGGAGAACGCCGTACTGAAGGTGTCGTTTCCGCATCCCGGCAACGTCCATGAGCCGGATGCGTTCGTTGCGTGGGGCGGGTGCGGCGCCGTCCTGCTCCATGAGCGCGACGACGAGCGGTTCGCGATGTTGCTGGAGAGGGTTCAGCCGTCGACCCTGGCGGAGGTCGAGGACGGCGACGAGGTGGTGACGGTCGCCGGGCGGCTCAATCGCCGCTTGGCCGTCCCCGCACCGCCTGGCCTGCCCCGGCTGCGTGAGCAGGCCGATGCCTGGGAGGAGCAGCTGCGCAAGGACGCCGAGGAGCTGACGCATGCACTGCCGCGTCAGGTGCTGGATGCCGCCGTGGCGACCGTTCGGGAGCTGGGTCGGGCCCAGCCGGACACCCTCATCCATGGCGACCTACATGCCCGGAACATCCTGCGTGCCGGCCGAGAGCCGTGGCTGGCTGTCGACCCCAAGGGATACGTGGGAGATCCCGCCTACGACGGCGGCACACTACTGAAGTCACGTGCGCTGACGCTCCTCGAAGCGGATGACCTGCGCAAGGCTGTCCACCGCGTCTTGGACGTCTTCGCCGAGGCCGCGGAACTCGACCGTGAACGCGTCCAGCGGTGGGCCCAGTTCCATGCCGTCCAGACTGCGTTCTGGGGCCGCCGCCACGGTTTTCGTATCGCCCGCAGCGGACCACGGCTGGACTGGCTCACTGAATTCGCCGACCGCCTGGCGGAGTTGCTCACTGAACGCTCGTAG
- a CDS encoding NAD(P)/FAD-dependent oxidoreductase — MRKDSRRSPVRAVVIGGSIAGMLAAAAAAAAVKDHVDSVEIIEAHELPEGPEPRTGVPQAIHIHFLQTGGIEAIETLLPGTIDLLLAAGAHRIPVTTNMVICSPEGWYRRWQRATHYLITASRDLTDFIVREQVLKDPRVTVRTHTRAVELLGDRRAVTGVRIRTADGPEAELHADLVIDASGRATRTPQWLTRLGITGLAQDRIESGLAYASRFYRAPVPTCGWPVVGVQASPHLPGPANAGGILPIEGDRWHVSLMGAPGGHPTHDPDAFEPFARTLRHPLLADLLAHAEPLTDVSVTHSTANRRHYYERLTHWPDGLVALGDSVAVFNPTYAQGISVAAQGAIALRHLLSNPLAPGLAHRAQRAIGRRIDDAWALATGQDIHFSTTKGKRPNLADRLLHRYVSRLSRTATGSFHAATALTNVLALQASPTTLVRPSVLAAALVGPLRPPLEGPQFTPAERDLLNSLNKSARACL, encoded by the coding sequence ATGCGTAAGGACTCGCGCCGCAGCCCCGTCCGCGCAGTCGTCATCGGGGGCAGCATCGCCGGCATGCTCGCCGCAGCCGCAGCCGCAGCCGCAGTCAAGGACCACGTCGACTCCGTTGAGATCATCGAGGCCCACGAGCTGCCCGAGGGACCAGAACCTCGCACCGGTGTCCCCCAGGCGATCCACATCCACTTCCTGCAGACCGGCGGCATCGAGGCAATCGAGACCCTCCTCCCCGGCACCATCGACCTGCTCCTGGCCGCAGGAGCACATCGGATCCCCGTAACCACCAATATGGTCATCTGCTCTCCCGAGGGCTGGTATCGCCGCTGGCAGCGCGCCACTCACTACCTGATCACCGCGAGCCGCGACCTGACCGACTTCATCGTCCGCGAACAGGTCCTCAAGGATCCCCGGGTCACAGTGCGCACACACACCAGAGCCGTCGAGTTGCTCGGCGATCGCCGTGCCGTCACGGGGGTCCGGATCCGCACTGCTGACGGCCCGGAAGCCGAACTCCACGCTGACCTGGTCATCGACGCCTCCGGCCGGGCCACCCGCACACCCCAGTGGCTGACTCGGCTGGGCATCACCGGCCTGGCCCAGGACCGGATCGAGTCCGGACTGGCCTATGCCAGCCGGTTCTACCGTGCCCCCGTCCCCACCTGTGGCTGGCCCGTTGTCGGAGTGCAAGCCAGCCCGCATCTGCCTGGACCCGCCAACGCAGGCGGCATCCTGCCGATCGAGGGCGACCGCTGGCACGTCAGCCTGATGGGCGCCCCTGGCGGACACCCAACCCATGACCCGGACGCGTTCGAACCGTTCGCCCGCACCCTGCGCCACCCCCTCCTGGCCGACCTCCTGGCCCATGCCGAACCGCTCACTGACGTCAGCGTCACCCACAGCACCGCCAACCGGCGTCACTACTACGAACGGCTCACCCACTGGCCGGATGGTCTCGTGGCACTCGGAGACTCGGTTGCCGTCTTCAACCCCACGTACGCCCAAGGCATATCCGTGGCGGCACAAGGCGCCATCGCCCTCCGCCACCTCCTCTCCAACCCACTTGCCCCCGGACTCGCCCACCGTGCCCAGCGCGCCATCGGCCGGCGCATCGACGATGCCTGGGCCTTGGCGACCGGGCAGGACATCCACTTCTCGACCACGAAAGGCAAAAGGCCGAACCTCGCCGACCGCCTCCTGCACCGCTACGTCAGCCGCCTGTCCCGCACCGCAACGGGCTCCTTCCACGCCGCGACGGCTCTGACCAACGTGCTAGCTCTTCAGGCCTCGCCCACCACACTCGTGCGCCCCAGCGTGCTGGCGGCTGCCCTCGTCGGCCCCCTCCGCCCGCCGCTTGAGGGCCCGCAGTTCACACCGGCTGAACGCGACCTGCTCAACAGCCTGAACAAATCTGCCAGGGCCTGCCTATAG
- a CDS encoding SDR family oxidoreductase: MHVFITGGTGTIGSAVVAELLGNGHTVLALARSDGSAQALESTGAKVLRGELADLDVLRSGAAQCDGVISLAFGRDYSSPDALAQAITEESAALAALGQELIGSDRPIVTVSGTPWVPGRASTEADPLPTDGPVGGRGRSVTALLDLASRGLRSMAVRMPRTVHNEGQGGFAGLLVDAARRTGVSGYPGDGTQRWPAVHALDAAVLFRLILESAPAGTSWHAVADEGDAVRDIATVIGRRLDLPVMEIPQEHFGPFGPIFAMDQPASSAHTRNALGWRPTHPSLLEDLENIQP, from the coding sequence ATGCACGTCTTCATCACCGGCGGTACCGGCACCATCGGCTCCGCCGTCGTCGCCGAACTGCTCGGCAACGGCCACACCGTTCTCGCACTGGCTCGCTCGGACGGCTCCGCGCAGGCCCTTGAGAGCACTGGTGCCAAGGTGCTGCGAGGAGAGCTGGCGGACCTCGACGTCCTGCGGTCCGGCGCTGCGCAGTGCGACGGCGTGATCAGCTTGGCGTTCGGACGCGACTACAGCAGTCCGGATGCGCTCGCGCAGGCCATCACTGAGGAGAGCGCCGCTCTCGCCGCGCTGGGGCAGGAACTCATCGGGAGCGACCGCCCCATCGTCACGGTCTCGGGTACGCCCTGGGTGCCGGGACGCGCCTCCACCGAGGCCGATCCGCTGCCGACCGACGGACCGGTGGGCGGTCGGGGCCGTTCGGTCACAGCGCTGCTGGATCTCGCCTCGCGTGGTCTGCGCAGCATGGCTGTCCGCATGCCGCGCACGGTCCACAACGAGGGCCAGGGCGGATTCGCCGGCCTGTTGGTCGATGCAGCGCGCCGTACCGGGGTGTCCGGTTACCCGGGCGATGGCACCCAACGCTGGCCAGCCGTGCACGCGCTCGACGCGGCGGTCCTGTTCCGTCTGATCCTTGAGTCGGCACCGGCCGGGACGTCCTGGCACGCCGTCGCCGACGAGGGCGACGCGGTGCGCGACATCGCAACGGTCATCGGTCGGCGACTGGACCTGCCGGTCATGGAGATTCCGCAGGAACACTTCGGCCCGTTCGGTCCGATCTTCGCCATGGACCAGCCGGCGTCCAGCGCCCACACCCGCAATGCCCTCGGGTGGCGCCCGACGCACCCCAGCCTCCTCGAGGACCTGGAAAACATTCAGCCCTGA
- a CDS encoding TetR/AcrR family transcriptional regulator: MARWQPGATQRLVVAAVELFTEQGYDATTVTQIAERAGVTKSTFFRHFSDKRELLVAGQETLSRLLADGITEAPASASPLQAVAAGLERAASAMGPANRELGPRLKAAVAASTELQERDTLKSVGLAAAMTAALIARGVPDPTAHLAGELGVLAFKRGYAEWCESDRDDTEGLAPHALAALEDLRAATASLG, from the coding sequence ATGGCTAGATGGCAACCGGGGGCGACCCAGCGACTCGTCGTTGCAGCCGTTGAGCTGTTCACCGAGCAGGGGTACGACGCCACCACGGTGACGCAGATCGCCGAGCGCGCCGGCGTCACCAAGAGCACCTTCTTCCGGCACTTCTCCGACAAGCGCGAGCTACTCGTCGCCGGTCAGGAGACGCTCAGCAGGCTGCTCGCCGACGGCATCACCGAGGCCCCTGCGAGCGCCAGCCCGCTTCAAGCAGTGGCGGCCGGTCTCGAGCGCGCAGCGAGCGCCATGGGTCCGGCGAACCGCGAACTCGGCCCCCGCCTCAAAGCAGCCGTGGCAGCCAGCACCGAACTTCAGGAGCGCGACACCCTCAAGAGCGTCGGTCTCGCGGCCGCCATGACAGCCGCGCTCATCGCCCGCGGTGTCCCCGACCCGACTGCGCATCTCGCGGGCGAGCTGGGAGTCCTCGCGTTCAAGCGCGGCTACGCCGAGTGGTGCGAAAGCGATCGCGATGACACAGAAGGGCTCGCGCCCCATGCACTGGCAGCCCTGGAGGACCTGCGCGCGGCAACTGCGTCGCTGGGCTGA
- a CDS encoding trypco2 family protein translates to MDETELSEAVKAVRAGLTAAQQDGADAAIRFTVKEIVLDLGIEIRKTAAASGGVKAFVVSGESQFPNLLPQVEPCDAARGTALTAPTGPGR, encoded by the coding sequence TTGGACGAGACGGAGCTGTCCGAAGCGGTCAAGGCGGTGCGCGCCGGGCTGACGGCGGCGCAGCAGGACGGGGCGGACGCGGCGATCCGGTTCACGGTTAAGGAGATCGTGCTGGACCTGGGCATCGAGATCCGTAAGACGGCTGCGGCGAGCGGCGGGGTGAAAGCGTTCGTGGTCTCCGGTGAGAGCCAGTTTCCGAACCTGTTGCCGCAGGTCGAGCCATGTGACGCGGCACGGGGCACAGCACTCACGGCGCCGACAGGGCCCGGCCGGTGA
- a CDS encoding TetR/AcrR family transcriptional regulator, whose protein sequence is MRVALDMVCRDGFHNLTLGKLAEEAGYSKGTVYNHFTCREDLLIELSAESARRQLRYFQAIADLPWDGVRSVYGMALAYMRHAEVAPVLFECSITARTDAVCKVASEQRLKRRDLVEAQMAQAVGYAVERSVAEGAFDNAEVEAAVAVDALRAYILGYAAMHLLSRRFLWSGEEALDARLKVMTSMISGLGWTRLAADDVARLHREVAGIVDSIAAQYAPGDHSQ, encoded by the coding sequence GTGCGCGTCGCGCTCGACATGGTCTGCCGGGACGGCTTCCACAATCTGACCCTGGGGAAGCTGGCCGAGGAGGCGGGCTACTCCAAAGGCACCGTCTACAACCACTTCACCTGCCGCGAGGACCTGCTCATCGAGCTCTCGGCGGAGAGCGCACGGCGCCAGCTGCGCTACTTCCAGGCGATCGCGGACCTGCCGTGGGACGGGGTGCGGTCCGTGTACGGCATGGCGCTCGCCTACATGCGGCACGCGGAGGTGGCCCCGGTGCTGTTCGAGTGCAGCATCACGGCGCGTACCGACGCCGTCTGCAAGGTTGCCTCGGAGCAGCGGCTCAAGCGGCGTGACCTGGTCGAGGCGCAGATGGCGCAGGCCGTTGGGTACGCCGTGGAGCGCAGCGTCGCCGAGGGTGCCTTCGACAACGCCGAAGTGGAGGCGGCCGTGGCGGTGGACGCCCTGCGCGCCTACATCCTCGGCTACGCGGCCATGCATCTGCTCTCGCGTCGCTTCCTGTGGTCCGGCGAGGAAGCCCTCGACGCCCGTCTGAAGGTGATGACCTCCATGATCAGCGGCCTGGGCTGGACCCGTCTGGCCGCCGATGATGTGGCGAGGCTGCACCGGGAGGTGGCCGGCATTGTCGACTCGATCGCCGCGCAGTACGCGCCGGGCGATCACTCTCAGTAG
- a CDS encoding thermostable hemolysin gives MRINIARRGSALWQACVDLARERYARDYQARIAPSPDSFIALCADEAGGSDVVPLACAGLTYGGERSLLIENYLGDAAADVISRHTRTECEPAGLVEVGPLASSEPGAGLKLIGMVPALCWCNGASYLLCTVTKPLARTLARIGLQFTGLAEAREDALPPEQRGTWGSYYDTAPVAGFIDLRAFDAGINREAESGYHLAVTWGQEASLATQGAGVR, from the coding sequence ATGCGCATCAACATCGCTCGCCGCGGGAGCGCCCTGTGGCAGGCATGCGTCGATCTCGCACGGGAGCGCTACGCACGGGACTATCAGGCGCGGATCGCACCGTCACCGGACAGCTTCATCGCTCTGTGCGCGGACGAGGCAGGTGGATCGGACGTCGTCCCGCTTGCCTGTGCGGGACTGACGTACGGAGGAGAGCGCAGCCTCCTCATCGAGAACTACCTCGGAGACGCGGCGGCCGACGTCATATCCCGGCACACGCGCACCGAGTGCGAGCCGGCCGGCCTGGTCGAGGTCGGGCCGCTGGCCTCCAGCGAGCCCGGCGCCGGCCTGAAGCTCATCGGCATGGTGCCCGCGCTGTGCTGGTGCAACGGCGCCTCGTACCTGCTGTGCACCGTCACCAAGCCGCTCGCCCGCACCCTGGCGCGGATCGGGTTGCAGTTCACCGGCCTCGCTGAGGCCCGCGAGGACGCCCTGCCGCCGGAGCAGCGGGGCACGTGGGGGTCGTACTACGACACCGCTCCCGTGGCCGGCTTCATCGACTTGCGGGCGTTCGACGCAGGTATCAACCGCGAGGCCGAGTCCGGCTACCACCTCGCCGTGACCTGGGGTCAGGAAGCCTCCCTCGCCACGCAGGGGGCGGGTGTCCGATGA
- a CDS encoding AMP-binding protein — translation MRKIYDGLYAPERRDDVLVERLAADGSVAESFTYGDLAGWSGQIRRLLADLGADAGATVGVVAGNGPEWVAADLALLLGGFVEVPVPLAFSGEQAASLLKEVQLCLADAAGVRKLAEWGLDGAVTVIPIAADSGAGPRVVEPDGLELPPDERIIKVIHTSGTTGAPKGVKIRSKALEALLVSLNSVSPEGVYSRYLSLVPFSLLIEQVTAVYLPIINGGRMILLPEDTALLGTAGSRADDVVTWMRAGRPTAAVLPPAAVSALDKAVRGTDGRSVLGHGVRPFLMAGGAPVDVEAQLRLDTAGLRVHEGYGLSENSSVVSWNTPEHWRPGTVGRPLPHCEVRLSEGGELLVKSTSLFAGYTVEDPTSRPVDEDGWLHTGDRAEIDEDGYIRILGRLKNVIITSHGRNVSPEWVEGSLRSCPSVVDAVVFGEGMEHLAAVLVAAEGADAASTRRQAHAYAERHLAETDRPERFIVVADSAEFRRRYFTVTGRPRRKELFDDLVAATFA, via the coding sequence ATGAGGAAGATCTACGACGGTCTGTACGCGCCGGAGCGCCGCGACGACGTCCTCGTCGAGCGCCTGGCCGCCGACGGCTCGGTCGCCGAGAGCTTCACCTACGGAGATCTCGCGGGCTGGAGCGGACAGATCCGCCGACTGCTCGCCGACCTCGGCGCGGACGCCGGGGCCACGGTGGGCGTGGTCGCGGGCAACGGCCCCGAGTGGGTGGCCGCCGATCTCGCGCTGCTGCTCGGCGGCTTTGTCGAGGTGCCCGTGCCGCTGGCGTTCTCCGGCGAGCAGGCCGCCTCGCTGCTGAAGGAGGTCCAGCTCTGCCTGGCCGATGCGGCCGGGGTCCGCAAGCTCGCCGAATGGGGCCTGGACGGCGCGGTCACCGTCATCCCGATCGCCGCGGACAGCGGCGCCGGGCCCCGGGTCGTGGAGCCCGACGGTCTTGAGCTGCCACCGGACGAGCGGATCATCAAGGTCATCCACACCTCGGGGACGACCGGTGCGCCCAAGGGCGTGAAGATCCGCTCGAAGGCGCTTGAGGCACTGCTCGTGTCGCTCAACTCGGTCTCGCCCGAAGGGGTTTACTCCCGCTATCTCTCCCTGGTGCCGTTCAGCCTGCTCATCGAGCAGGTCACCGCGGTGTACCTGCCGATCATCAACGGCGGTCGGATGATCCTGCTGCCCGAGGACACCGCGCTCCTCGGCACCGCGGGCTCTCGCGCCGACGACGTGGTGACCTGGATGCGGGCCGGGCGGCCGACCGCCGCCGTGCTTCCGCCCGCTGCGGTGAGCGCCCTCGACAAGGCGGTGCGCGGCACCGACGGGCGTTCGGTCCTCGGCCACGGCGTGCGGCCGTTCCTGATGGCGGGCGGTGCGCCCGTCGACGTAGAGGCCCAACTTCGTCTGGACACAGCCGGGTTGAGAGTGCACGAGGGGTACGGCCTTTCCGAGAACAGCTCGGTCGTCTCGTGGAACACGCCCGAGCACTGGCGGCCCGGCACGGTCGGCAGGCCGCTGCCGCACTGCGAGGTCCGGCTCTCCGAGGGCGGGGAGCTGCTGGTGAAGTCGACGTCGCTGTTCGCCGGTTACACCGTCGAGGACCCGACCAGTCGCCCCGTCGACGAGGACGGATGGCTGCACACCGGGGACCGCGCCGAGATCGACGAGGACGGCTACATCCGTATCCTCGGCCGCCTGAAGAACGTGATCATCACCAGCCATGGCCGCAATGTCTCGCCGGAGTGGGTCGAGGGCAGTCTGCGCAGTTGCCCGTCGGTGGTGGACGCCGTGGTGTTCGGTGAGGGCATGGAGCACCTGGCGGCCGTGCTGGTCGCCGCCGAGGGCGCCGATGCCGCCTCGACGCGGCGTCAGGCGCACGCGTACGCCGAACGGCACCTGGCCGAGACCGACCGGCCCGAGCGCTTCATCGTCGTGGCGGACAGCGCTGAGTTCCGCCGCCGGTACTTCACGGTCACCGGCCGGCCGCGGCGCAAGGAACTCTTCGACGACCTGGTGGCGGCCACTTTCGCGTAG
- a CDS encoding TauD/TfdA family dioxygenase, with protein sequence MTVAHDTTLRLTAIGDGDGMMITPTGAQADFTELYQAGLDGLLADTGHLLIRGFAPSVEEFNELVRRYSSRTTLDPARAFHGNSAQKVDSGHDPIGLHLENGATPFAPDLLWFHCVKAAKSGSETTVCDGFRVWEALSERAKQIFTDKPVKYTRSNVPQAMWQRLAAHLTGGGATPAEMTVDHLYAVSNKGADVAFTEAADGSLTYEYSVYAAHPTRTSSRIAWANSILGPSFNYEAPEIRFADGSVIPDDVIAEYTEVSEKVTEEIQWEDGDIVLIDNTRVMHGRRAITDPERTILNAQSYARS encoded by the coding sequence ATGACAGTTGCCCATGACACCACCCTGCGTCTGACTGCCATCGGCGACGGTGACGGCATGATGATCACGCCTACCGGCGCACAGGCCGATTTCACCGAGCTGTACCAGGCCGGCCTCGACGGCCTGCTCGCCGACACCGGGCACCTCCTCATCCGCGGGTTCGCCCCGAGCGTCGAGGAGTTCAACGAGCTGGTGCGCCGCTACAGCTCCCGCACCACCCTCGACCCGGCCCGCGCCTTCCACGGCAACTCCGCCCAGAAGGTCGACTCCGGACACGACCCGATCGGCCTCCATCTGGAGAACGGGGCCACGCCCTTCGCCCCCGACCTGCTCTGGTTCCACTGCGTCAAGGCGGCCAAGTCCGGCTCCGAGACGACCGTCTGCGACGGCTTCCGGGTCTGGGAGGCGCTGTCCGAGCGGGCGAAGCAGATTTTCACCGACAAGCCGGTGAAGTACACGCGCAGCAACGTGCCGCAGGCCATGTGGCAGCGGCTCGCCGCTCACCTCACCGGCGGTGGCGCCACCCCGGCCGAGATGACGGTCGACCACCTCTACGCCGTGTCGAACAAGGGCGCCGACGTCGCCTTCACCGAGGCCGCCGACGGATCCCTGACCTACGAATACTCCGTGTACGCGGCCCACCCCACCCGCACGTCCTCGCGTATCGCGTGGGCCAACAGCATCCTGGGGCCCTCGTTCAACTACGAGGCACCCGAGATCCGCTTTGCCGACGGCTCCGTGATACCCGACGACGTGATCGCCGAGTACACCGAGGTCTCTGAGAAGGTCACCGAGGAGATCCAGTGGGAGGACGGCGACATCGTCCTCATCGACAACACCCGTGTCATGCACGGCCGCCGGGCGATCACCGACCCCGAACGCACCATCCTCAACGCCCAGAGCTACGCCAGGAGCTGA
- a CDS encoding darcynin family protein: MKYGIVIRYEFDLAWLQLSRDQRRAKEEVFQKEIVGPFADKMSVRHFDAEAFATNYSDFLFVETDDIKTYYYFIEKLRDSEFIARGWVRLRDISIGLQDGYKEYENDQA; the protein is encoded by the coding sequence ATGAAGTACGGCATTGTCATCCGCTACGAATTCGACCTCGCCTGGCTGCAGCTGAGCCGCGATCAGCGCCGTGCGAAGGAGGAGGTCTTCCAGAAGGAGATAGTCGGGCCGTTCGCCGACAAGATGTCGGTCCGTCACTTCGACGCCGAGGCGTTCGCCACCAACTACTCCGACTTCCTGTTCGTCGAGACCGACGACATCAAGACCTACTACTACTTCATCGAGAAGCTGCGGGACAGCGAGTTCATCGCCCGGGGCTGGGTGCGCCTGCGCGACATCTCCATCGGGCTGCAGGACGGCTACAAGGAGTACGAGAATGACCAGGCCTGA
- a CDS encoding MFS transporter, with product MTSSAIGAGAGPNAAAPARSTVAGGKVAVAAAVLALLLAAMDATVMGTVLPSVLSDVGGGSGGGYAWLVSGFMLAQVAGTPLAGWVADRLDDRILAVGSTLVFLGASVLAGVAGSFGVLVAARVLHGLAAGAIVVSSYVIVGRVFGPERRAKAQSMLSMVWGVAAVLGPVVGAAVTEAWGWRWVFFLNVPLCAFVVLAIVLALPKREAASGQQQRSGFPAGEYLLVTGGSALVLVGLQGGELGIGTIGGVLAAVAGLVALALVRRFGGGLVPRQILARTPSAGAALATVGACVVMYATVTVLPVRLAASGTSTTQIAVVVGLAALGWVAGSAVTGALVAKHGYRPSMLAGALALLISATLSATGELPWLAGMTAGIGTGAVTATTLALIQDQSPPEQLGVATSAATMLRNLGSAAGVNGIAALTAALATTSHQGQQNRAFWVLAAVVVVAVLAPAVVAPRRRTTTG from the coding sequence ATGACGTCCTCGGCAATAGGGGCCGGCGCCGGCCCGAACGCTGCGGCGCCCGCCCGCTCGACGGTGGCCGGGGGCAAGGTCGCGGTCGCTGCGGCAGTGCTTGCCCTGCTCCTGGCCGCGATGGACGCCACCGTCATGGGCACCGTGCTGCCCAGCGTCCTGTCCGACGTCGGCGGCGGCTCGGGCGGCGGATACGCCTGGCTGGTCTCCGGGTTCATGCTGGCCCAGGTGGCCGGCACCCCGCTGGCCGGCTGGGTCGCCGACCGGCTCGACGACCGCATCCTCGCCGTCGGCTCGACACTGGTCTTCCTCGGCGCCTCGGTGCTCGCCGGGGTCGCGGGCTCGTTCGGCGTGCTGGTCGCGGCCCGCGTGCTGCACGGCCTGGCCGCGGGCGCGATCGTCGTCTCCAGCTACGTGATCGTCGGCCGGGTCTTCGGGCCCGAGCGGCGCGCCAAGGCCCAGTCGATGCTGAGCATGGTCTGGGGCGTGGCCGCGGTCCTCGGCCCGGTCGTCGGCGCGGCCGTCACCGAGGCGTGGGGCTGGCGCTGGGTGTTCTTCCTGAACGTGCCGCTGTGCGCGTTCGTCGTCCTGGCGATCGTCCTCGCGCTGCCCAAGCGGGAAGCGGCCTCGGGGCAGCAGCAGCGCTCCGGCTTCCCCGCCGGGGAGTACCTGCTCGTCACGGGCGGCTCCGCGCTGGTCCTCGTCGGGCTGCAGGGCGGCGAGCTCGGCATCGGCACGATCGGCGGCGTCCTCGCCGCGGTCGCCGGCCTGGTGGCGCTCGCCCTGGTCCGCCGCTTCGGCGGCGGCCTCGTACCGCGCCAGATCCTCGCCCGGACCCCATCGGCGGGCGCGGCGCTGGCCACCGTGGGCGCCTGCGTCGTGATGTATGCGACGGTCACCGTGCTGCCCGTACGCCTCGCCGCCTCCGGCACCTCGACCACCCAGATCGCCGTGGTCGTCGGCCTGGCCGCGCTCGGCTGGGTCGCGGGCAGCGCCGTCACCGGCGCTCTCGTGGCCAAGCACGGCTACCGGCCCTCGATGCTGGCGGGCGCGCTCGCCCTGCTGATCAGCGCCACGCTCAGCGCCACCGGCGAACTCCCCTGGCTGGCAGGCATGACCGCGGGCATCGGTACCGGCGCCGTCACGGCCACGACGCTCGCCCTCATCCAGGACCAGTCGCCGCCCGAGCAACTGGGCGTGGCCACCTCGGCCGCGACGATGCTGCGCAACCTCGGATCGGCGGCCGGCGTGAACGGCATCGCGGCCCTCACCGCGGCCCTGGCCACCACCTCCCACCAGGGCCAGCAGAACCGGGCGTTCTGGGTTCTCGCGGCGGTGGTCGTCGTGGCGGTCCTCGCCCCGGCGGTGGTCGCACCCCGCCGTCGTACGACCACCGGGTGA